Proteins encoded by one window of Alkalinema sp. FACHB-956:
- the zds gene encoding 9,9'-di-cis-zeta-carotene desaturase produces the protein MRVAIVGAGLAGLAAAVELVDAGHEVEIFESRPFVGGKVGSWVDAEGNHIEMGLHVFFNNYYNLFALLKKVGAYDNLLPKEHVHTFINRGGQIGKLDFRFLVGAPFHGLKAFFTTGQLTPLDKVQNAIALGTSPIVPGLINYEVAMKLIRKLDNISFADWFRSHGGSQNSLKRMWDPIALALGFIDTEEISARCMLTIFMMFAAKTEASRLNMLAGSPGEYLSKPIVDYITAKGAKIHTRRQTRRILFEGEGRNTKVTGLAIADGAEEAIVTADAYLAACDVPGIQRLLPQEWRSMAEFDNIYKLEAVPVVTVQLRFNGWVTEMQDESKRKQAIAAGIDNLLYSADADFSCFSDLALSSPKDYYREGQGSLMQVVLTPGDPFIKMSNEDIAQHALKQLHDLFPSSRDLEMTWFSVVKLAQSLYREKPDMDPYRPNQKTPIANFFLAGSYTQQDYIDSMEGATISGKQAAAVILEPLGQKVEGKGLFRYSYA, from the coding sequence ATGCGTGTTGCGATCGTTGGTGCGGGTTTAGCAGGGTTGGCGGCGGCTGTTGAGCTGGTGGACGCTGGCCATGAGGTGGAAATTTTTGAGTCCCGTCCCTTTGTCGGTGGCAAGGTGGGAAGCTGGGTGGATGCCGAGGGTAACCACATCGAAATGGGCCTGCATGTCTTTTTCAACAACTATTACAACCTGTTTGCCCTGCTGAAAAAGGTGGGGGCCTACGACAATTTGCTGCCTAAGGAGCATGTCCACACCTTCATCAATCGCGGCGGTCAGATTGGCAAGCTGGATTTCCGCTTCCTAGTCGGTGCACCGTTCCATGGCCTCAAGGCCTTTTTCACCACGGGTCAGTTAACGCCTCTAGACAAGGTGCAGAACGCGATCGCCTTGGGAACCAGCCCGATCGTGCCGGGTTTGATTAACTACGAAGTGGCGATGAAACTGATCCGCAAGCTGGACAACATCAGCTTTGCCGATTGGTTCCGCAGCCATGGTGGATCGCAGAATAGCTTGAAGCGCATGTGGGATCCGATCGCCTTGGCCTTGGGATTCATCGACACCGAGGAAATTTCCGCCCGCTGTATGCTGACGATCTTTATGATGTTCGCTGCGAAAACGGAAGCTTCCCGGCTGAATATGCTGGCCGGATCGCCGGGGGAATATCTCAGCAAACCGATCGTGGATTACATCACCGCTAAGGGCGCTAAAATCCACACCCGTCGCCAGACCCGTCGGATTCTGTTTGAAGGGGAAGGCCGCAATACTAAGGTCACAGGATTGGCGATCGCCGATGGCGCGGAGGAAGCAATCGTCACCGCCGATGCCTACCTAGCAGCCTGCGATGTGCCGGGAATCCAACGGCTTCTGCCCCAGGAATGGCGCAGCATGGCAGAGTTTGACAATATCTACAAACTGGAAGCTGTGCCCGTGGTGACCGTGCAGTTGCGGTTCAATGGCTGGGTGACGGAAATGCAGGATGAAAGCAAACGCAAGCAGGCGATCGCCGCTGGCATTGACAACCTGCTTTACAGTGCGGATGCAGACTTTTCCTGCTTCTCTGACCTGGCGCTGTCCAGTCCCAAGGACTACTACCGCGAAGGTCAGGGTTCCTTGATGCAAGTGGTGCTGACCCCTGGTGATCCGTTTATCAAAATGAGCAACGAAGACATTGCCCAGCACGCCCTCAAGCAACTGCACGATCTGTTCCCCTCCTCCCGCGATCTGGAGATGACCTGGTTCAGCGTGGTGAAATTGGCACAGTCCCTCTACCGCGAAAAACCGGACATGGATCCCTACCGTCCTAACCAAAAGACCCCGATCGCCAACTTCTTCCTCGCCGGTAGCTACACCCAACAGGACTACATCGACAGCATGGAAGGCGCGACGATTTCCGGTAAACAAGCGGCTGCGGTGATTTTGGAACCCTTGGGCCAAAAGGTGGAAGGCAAAGGTCTATTCCGCTACTCCTACGCCTAA
- a CDS encoding cofactor assembly of complex C subunit B: protein MAKPDQNQVLRRLPIVAGTVAGVLLLTNRVLTPELSDSQARSDALGVILSALLILTGLLWQQIQPKLPDRVQLVGEEGFDLDKTLPEAVQAELAWVSRLLLTNTVTKTIVLYYQGKVLLRRGILPATAELTPGPIVQRVLDKQKPIYLVDVKAYPGRIEFDYLPENIQGIICQPIGADGVMILGANAPRSYTQQDETWIAGVAEKLSYTLSQSLPTDHATDR, encoded by the coding sequence ATGGCAAAGCCCGATCAAAATCAAGTGCTTCGACGATTACCGATCGTGGCGGGAACCGTGGCGGGTGTTTTACTGCTGACCAACCGGGTTTTGACTCCGGAGTTGAGTGATTCCCAAGCGCGATCGGATGCCTTGGGGGTGATCCTGAGTGCGTTGCTCATCCTAACGGGCCTGCTCTGGCAGCAGATCCAGCCGAAATTGCCCGATCGGGTACAGCTCGTGGGGGAAGAGGGCTTTGACCTGGATAAAACGTTACCGGAAGCGGTACAGGCGGAACTGGCCTGGGTCTCGCGGTTACTGCTGACGAATACAGTGACTAAAACGATCGTGCTGTATTACCAAGGCAAAGTGCTGCTGCGACGGGGAATTTTGCCCGCTACGGCGGAACTGACCCCAGGGCCGATCGTGCAGCGGGTGCTGGATAAGCAAAAGCCGATTTATCTCGTGGATGTGAAAGCCTATCCGGGACGGATTGAGTTTGACTACTTACCAGAGAATATTCAAGGGATTATCTGTCAGCCGATCGGGGCAGATGGCGTTATGATTCTCGGGGCGAATGCACCTCGCAGCTATACCCAACAGGATGAAACCTGGATCGCAGGTGTGGCGGAGAAGCTGAGCTATACCCTGAGTCAATCCCTCCCGACAGATCATGCCACCGATCGTTGA
- a CDS encoding DUF456 family protein translates to MLILYWVLVALMVVGVAGAFIPGVPGPSIVLAAIVVWGVVTSFQQVLWALIAAIVILVFCFGVDLLAGYLGAKQAGASKWGQIGAVVGMIVGLIGVIPLPVVGILGLLIWPLIGAVIGEFIYCKDWKQSLKAGVGIVVGSVVGNIIQGVFTIVPLVIFVWTTWSQLGSF, encoded by the coding sequence ATGCTGATTCTGTATTGGGTTTTGGTTGCGTTGATGGTGGTGGGTGTTGCGGGGGCGTTTATTCCCGGTGTGCCGGGGCCGTCGATCGTCCTTGCGGCCATTGTTGTGTGGGGTGTGGTGACGAGTTTCCAGCAGGTGTTGTGGGCGTTGATTGCCGCGATCGTGATTTTGGTCTTTTGTTTTGGGGTGGATTTGCTGGCGGGCTATCTGGGCGCTAAGCAAGCGGGAGCCAGTAAGTGGGGCCAAATTGGTGCGGTTGTTGGCATGATTGTTGGCTTGATCGGTGTGATTCCGTTGCCTGTGGTGGGTATTTTGGGGTTGTTAATTTGGCCGTTGATTGGTGCGGTGATTGGGGAGTTTATTTACTGTAAGGATTGGAAGCAGTCGCTGAAAGCAGGTGTGGGAATTGTTGTCGGTTCTGTGGTTGGTAACATTATTCAAGGCGTTTTCACGATCGTTCCACTTGTAATTTTTGTGTGGACAACTTGGTCACAACTAGGTTCATTCTGA
- a CDS encoding DUF952 domain-containing protein has protein sequence MIEIRCDRIDEIYHITTAPAWQHAQTSGTYRAPSLDTEGFIHCSTREKILWVAHQFYRDQPDLILLCIDPQKITAPWQFDPVPDLGNFPHIYGELNCTAIVRAFPFQSHTLETLLSNPPID, from the coding sequence ATGATCGAAATCCGCTGCGATCGCATCGACGAAATCTACCACATCACCACCGCCCCCGCTTGGCAACATGCCCAAACCAGCGGCACCTACCGCGCCCCCAGCCTCGACACCGAAGGCTTCATCCACTGCTCCACCCGCGAAAAAATTCTCTGGGTCGCCCACCAGTTCTACCGCGACCAACCCGACCTCATCCTGCTCTGCATCGACCCCCAAAAAATTACCGCCCCCTGGCAATTCGACCCCGTCCCCGACCTCGGCAACTTCCCCCACATCTACGGCGAACTGAACTGCACCGCGATCGTGCGAGCCTTCCCCTTCCAATCCCACACCCTAGAAACCCTGCTATCTAACCCACCCATTGATTAA
- a CDS encoding ATP-binding protein, producing the protein MPTPRPKSPKERRDARNARSFVGRLVQQDQFRRSLLEPDHSEAKIIFGISGQGGVGKTTLLKEFRRIAEENGHLVAYVSEGVATNLVNDTPEAMHRLVEDLEQQGLKFDSFRKRYREYRVKKQELEARPEASKNLLADVVRGTTKIALDVGKASIPVVGGMIDSEPIAARVGEMANAGWESLQGRDDERLMKETLEELTPLFLEGINRIAAEKALAEKTVVLMLDTYEVTGPFLDGWVRSFLNNEFGEIRVGLLLCIAGRQPLDRNAWEDWDDCIARSPLEPFTEEEARRFLASKGIMSEAVIGEIWRLSGGGLPMLVSMMADSAPTTVDAVVDPCEEAVERFLKWEQDGARRQLALEGACARVLNEDVAAVLGDGAFEWLKGCAFVVRDGACWRYHSVVREQMVRYGMQRSGKRWAEVHGKLVGYYAERQGALGLEAGKEAKDEVWREFALEGLYHELCVAPQGKVGLALNGFLRALRQSRAFAQEWAGVMVQAGQEARCEGLRRWGERLREGLVAQQEKRYGEAIPVLTALLAEAGIEEKLRAVALYRRGRWSRWNQQEEAALKDFQQAVEIDGEDSDYWFDLASTCQHLKRCEEAITAYQRAIELDPKFASPHKNLGNVYREQKRYEEAIAAYERAIELDSKWAAPHHNLGILYQEQKRYGEAILAYERVIELDPKNAMTYYNLGILYKEQKQSDKAIAAYQKVIKIDSKFAPAHNNLGNIYQELKKNDLAIQSYRQALESPDLLSAHTFAYSNLGDVYREQKKYGEAITAYEKSIELDPKYKSAFANRGKTYQLLERYDEALQDFDRVIELIDSDTIEFDDSYTSVFANRGETYQLLERYDEALQDFDRVIELIDSDTIEFDDSYTSVIVSRGQTYQALKRYKDALNDFELALKNNPSDITVQEQIGHLQYKLEQYSESLLSFQKALDLQPGNLAFRSNLGYLNLLQGDFRTAESLIKQVIEKEKFDRAWLNYGLVKAQRGELDEAKQSWHKGLDLMVADSDWDQAVHCVFTVALGNTTDGFDRLNNLIQSCTDKFALRNALNDATILSRSPQAITGVDQVIQLLQAALAAD; encoded by the coding sequence ATGCCTACTCCACGGCCTAAGTCTCCTAAAGAGCGGCGTGATGCGCGGAATGCTCGATCGTTTGTTGGGAGGTTGGTGCAGCAGGATCAGTTTCGACGATCGCTGTTGGAGCCGGATCACAGTGAGGCGAAGATTATTTTTGGGATTTCGGGGCAGGGGGGCGTGGGGAAGACGACGCTGCTGAAGGAGTTTCGGCGGATTGCGGAGGAGAATGGGCATTTGGTGGCCTATGTGAGTGAGGGGGTGGCGACGAATTTGGTGAATGATACCCCGGAGGCGATGCATCGGCTGGTGGAGGATTTGGAGCAGCAGGGGTTGAAGTTTGATAGTTTCCGTAAGCGCTATCGGGAGTATCGGGTTAAGAAGCAGGAGCTAGAAGCGAGGCCGGAAGCGTCTAAGAATTTGCTGGCGGATGTGGTGCGGGGAACGACGAAGATTGCTTTGGATGTGGGAAAGGCGTCGATTCCGGTGGTGGGCGGCATGATTGATAGTGAGCCGATCGCTGCGCGGGTGGGGGAAATGGCGAATGCGGGCTGGGAGAGTTTGCAGGGCCGGGATGATGAGCGGTTGATGAAGGAAACGCTGGAGGAGTTAACGCCGCTGTTTCTGGAGGGGATTAATCGGATTGCGGCGGAGAAGGCACTCGCAGAGAAGACAGTGGTTCTGATGCTGGATACCTATGAGGTGACGGGGCCGTTTTTGGATGGGTGGGTGCGATCGTTTTTGAATAATGAGTTTGGTGAGATTCGGGTGGGGTTGTTGTTGTGTATTGCGGGGCGGCAACCGCTCGATCGCAATGCTTGGGAGGATTGGGATGATTGCATTGCCCGATCGCCGTTGGAGCCGTTTACGGAGGAGGAGGCGCGGCGGTTTTTGGCGAGTAAGGGGATTATGAGTGAGGCGGTGATTGGGGAGATTTGGCGGTTGTCGGGGGGTGGGTTGCCGATGTTGGTGTCGATGATGGCAGATAGTGCTCCGACGACGGTGGATGCGGTGGTGGATCCCTGTGAGGAGGCGGTGGAGCGGTTTTTGAAGTGGGAGCAGGATGGGGCACGGCGGCAGTTGGCGCTGGAGGGGGCCTGTGCGCGGGTGTTGAATGAGGATGTGGCGGCGGTGTTGGGGGATGGGGCGTTTGAGTGGTTGAAGGGTTGTGCGTTTGTGGTGCGGGATGGGGCGTGTTGGCGCTATCACTCGGTGGTGCGGGAGCAGATGGTGCGCTATGGGATGCAGCGGTCTGGGAAGCGCTGGGCGGAGGTGCATGGCAAGTTGGTGGGGTATTACGCCGAGCGGCAGGGGGCGTTGGGGCTGGAGGCGGGCAAAGAGGCGAAGGATGAGGTGTGGCGGGAGTTTGCGTTGGAGGGGTTGTATCACGAGTTGTGTGTGGCTCCGCAGGGGAAGGTGGGGCTGGCACTGAATGGGTTTTTGCGGGCGTTGAGGCAGTCGCGGGCGTTTGCGCAGGAGTGGGCGGGGGTGATGGTGCAGGCGGGGCAGGAGGCGCGGTGTGAGGGGTTGCGGCGCTGGGGAGAGCGGCTGCGGGAGGGGCTGGTGGCGCAGCAGGAGAAGCGCTATGGGGAGGCGATTCCAGTGCTGACGGCGCTGTTGGCGGAGGCGGGAATTGAGGAGAAGTTACGGGCAGTTGCGCTTTATCGGCGAGGGCGTTGGTCTCGCTGGAATCAGCAGGAGGAGGCTGCGCTGAAGGATTTTCAGCAGGCGGTAGAGATTGATGGAGAGGATTCAGACTATTGGTTTGATTTGGCTTCCACCTGTCAACACTTGAAACGGTGCGAGGAGGCGATCACGGCTTACCAAAGAGCGATCGAACTCGACCCGAAATTTGCCTCTCCTCACAAAAACTTAGGCAATGTCTACAGAGAACAGAAACGGTATGAAGAGGCAATCGCGGCGTACGAAAGAGCGATCGAACTCGACTCGAAATGGGCTGCTCCTCATCACAACTTAGGTATTCTCTACCAAGAACAGAAACGCTATGGGGAAGCGATTTTGGCGTACGAAAGAGTGATTGAACTTGACCCAAAAAATGCCATGACTTACTACAATTTAGGTATTCTCTACAAAGAACAGAAGCAATCTGATAAAGCAATAGCGGCTTACCAAAAAGTGATTAAGATTGACTCTAAATTTGCTCCTGCTCACAATAACTTAGGCAACATCTACCAAGAGCTTAAAAAAAATGATTTAGCTATTCAATCATATCGTCAAGCTCTTGAATCACCAGACTTATTAAGTGCTCATACATTTGCCTACAGTAATCTAGGTGATGTCTACAGAGAGCAAAAAAAGTATGGTGAAGCCATCACTGCTTACGAAAAATCTATCGAACTAGATCCGAAATACAAATCGGCATTTGCTAATAGAGGGAAAACCTATCAATTGCTGGAACGATATGATGAAGCATTGCAGGACTTTGACCGTGTGATCGAACTTATTGATAGTGATACTATTGAATTTGATGATAGTTATACTTCGGTATTTGCTAATAGAGGGGAAACCTATCAATTGCTGGAACGATATGATGAAGCATTGCAGGACTTTGACCGTGTGATCGAACTTATTGATAGTGATACTATTGAATTTGATGATAGTTATACTTCGGTTATTGTATCTCGTGGACAGACTTATCAAGCGTTAAAACGCTACAAAGATGCATTAAATGATTTTGAATTAGCTCTAAAAAATAATCCGTCTGATATTACTGTTCAGGAGCAAATTGGCCATCTTCAATATAAATTAGAACAATATTCAGAATCTTTATTATCTTTTCAAAAAGCATTAGATCTACAGCCGGGAAATTTAGCCTTTCGTAGTAACTTAGGATATCTAAACTTGCTTCAAGGTGATTTCAGAACAGCAGAAAGTTTGATTAAGCAAGTAATTGAAAAAGAAAAATTCGATCGAGCTTGGCTGAATTATGGTCTTGTTAAAGCTCAACGAGGCGAATTAGACGAGGCGAAACAATCCTGGCACAAAGGACTAGATTTGATGGTTGCTGATAGTGATTGGGATCAGGCTGTTCATTGCGTATTTACAGTAGCATTGGGCAATACCACCGATGGCTTCGATCGATTAAATAATCTGATCCAATCCTGTACCGATAAATTTGCTCTGAGAAATGCTCTTAATGACGCAACTATCCTTTCACGTAGTCCACAAGCGATTACTGGAGTTGATCAGGTAATTCAACTTTTACAAGCTGCTCTTGCAGCAGATTAA
- a CDS encoding RluA family pseudouridine synthase, translated as MNQGWTYHDRISKQQVGLTVLQYYAQYYRHSSASEWQTKIASGQVQLNDRSTTPDTPLQKGDRLAYHRPPWQEPIVPLTIELLYEDADLLVVNKPSGLPVLPGAGFLEHTLLHQIQKQYPQQPPVPIHRLGRGTSGLLLLARSPLAKSHLTQQMRDRAIRKIYRALASGTVSADELTIQEPIGPISHPALGTLYAATPTGSFAQSHCRVLQRNPQDTLLEVTILTGRPHQIRIHLAAAGFPLVGDPLYGVGGLPIVPAQPNADNVPVPGDCGYWLHAYQLAFQHPRSQEPLCFTCEPDSSQLRVSAIQNVAN; from the coding sequence ATGAACCAAGGCTGGACATACCACGATCGCATCAGTAAGCAACAAGTAGGACTGACGGTTCTGCAATACTATGCGCAATACTATCGCCACTCCAGCGCCAGCGAATGGCAAACCAAAATTGCGTCTGGACAAGTGCAATTAAACGATCGTTCCACCACCCCGGATACTCCCCTGCAAAAAGGCGATCGTCTTGCCTACCATCGTCCCCCTTGGCAGGAACCGATCGTGCCCCTGACGATCGAGCTGCTTTACGAAGATGCCGATCTACTGGTGGTCAATAAACCCTCCGGATTGCCCGTCCTGCCGGGAGCCGGATTTTTGGAACATACCCTGCTGCACCAAATCCAAAAACAATATCCCCAGCAGCCCCCCGTGCCCATCCATCGCCTTGGTCGCGGCACCTCCGGTTTGCTCTTACTCGCTCGATCGCCCTTAGCCAAATCCCACCTGACTCAGCAAATGCGCGATCGGGCCATTCGTAAAATCTATCGCGCCTTAGCCAGTGGGACGGTCAGCGCTGACGAATTGACCATCCAGGAACCGATCGGCCCGATTTCCCATCCCGCCCTGGGCACCCTTTACGCCGCTACCCCCACGGGCTCCTTCGCCCAGAGCCACTGCCGCGTCCTGCAACGCAATCCCCAAGACACCCTACTGGAAGTCACGATCCTGACCGGGCGTCCCCACCAAATCCGCATCCACCTTGCCGCCGCTGGTTTTCCCTTGGTGGGTGATCCCCTCTATGGCGTCGGTGGGTTGCCGATCGTGCCTGCCCAGCCGAATGCCGATAACGTGCCAGTTCCAGGCGATTGTGGCTACTGGCTCCATGCCTATCAGCTAGCCTTCCAGCATCCCCGATCGCAGGAACCCCTCTGCTTCACCTGTGAACCAGACTCTTCCCAATTGCGGGTTTCCGCCATCCAAAACGTCGCAAATTAA
- a CDS encoding SRPBCC family protein produces the protein MSDWLEHTVQVEIPTTIEHVWALWSDLEQMPNWMKWIDSVKVRPDNPDLSVWKLASGGFEFSWQSKIVRQIHHQIIQWESVDGLPNKGAIRFYDRGAEGSIVKLTVAYSVPTVIRQLMDGLALGKVVESSLQADMNRFRDYALKDARSS, from the coding sequence ATGTCTGACTGGCTTGAGCACACCGTACAGGTTGAAATTCCGACAACGATCGAACATGTCTGGGCACTCTGGTCAGACCTGGAGCAAATGCCCAATTGGATGAAGTGGATTGATTCCGTCAAGGTGCGGCCTGATAACCCGGATTTGTCCGTGTGGAAATTGGCTTCGGGGGGCTTTGAATTTTCTTGGCAGTCTAAAATTGTTCGCCAAATCCACCATCAGATTATCCAGTGGGAATCGGTGGATGGTTTGCCGAATAAAGGCGCAATCCGCTTCTACGATCGCGGGGCAGAGGGCAGCATCGTCAAACTGACGGTGGCCTACTCGGTACCCACGGTGATTCGGCAATTGATGGATGGTCTGGCGTTGGGGAAAGTGGTGGAATCCTCGCTGCAAGCAGATATGAACCGCTTCCGCGACTACGCCCTCAAAGATGCCCGATCGTCCTGA
- a CDS encoding universal stress protein: MFKTILFPIDRSRESREAANLVAELVQQHKSRLIILSVVEDGSEDLAMASVNAVDELLKGANELFSQQGIKAETVERQGKPAFTICDVADEMGADLIVMGSRGLGLTGEGAQDSVTNRVISLSPCPVLVVP; this comes from the coding sequence ATGTTTAAGACCATTTTGTTTCCCATCGATCGCAGTCGTGAATCCCGTGAGGCGGCCAATTTGGTGGCGGAGTTGGTGCAGCAACACAAGAGCCGGTTAATCATTCTCTCAGTGGTGGAGGATGGGTCGGAGGATTTGGCCATGGCGTCAGTGAATGCGGTGGATGAGTTGCTGAAAGGGGCCAATGAGCTATTCTCTCAACAGGGAATTAAAGCGGAAACGGTGGAGCGGCAAGGTAAGCCTGCCTTTACGATTTGTGATGTGGCGGATGAGATGGGTGCAGACTTGATTGTGATGGGCAGTCGAGGGCTGGGTTTGACGGGAGAAGGGGCGCAGGATAGTGTGACGAATCGGGTGATTAGTTTGTCGCCTTGTCCGGTGTTGGTGGTTCCCTAG